One Roseburia rectibacter DNA window includes the following coding sequences:
- a CDS encoding ABC transporter substrate-binding protein, whose translation MKKRKVTAVLLAAMMCMQIIAGCGTKNDAAQTESSVAATEDAQGAAGENTQTAGQNATEENAGGMAEQNGAEESIAGKDATEQADSTEVSVPEDGEYTVDVTLEGGSGKATVDSQAKVTVTDGVAYATITWSSTHYDYMIVNGEKYLNENEGGNSTFTFPIDGIPCEMDVIGDTTAMSTPHEIDYTLTFRFPETADFTDLNCNGRMELSYADQFEVEQYGAYKLITIVDNGRFLLVPKGVSVPKNVPGDVTVLEQPLENVYMVSSAVMDLVCQTGAVSNLKYTGTKEKDWYVKTAADAMAEGKLIYAGKYSAPDYELLLSGGCTFAIENTMITHNPEVKEKLEELGIKVMIERSSYEKHPLGRLEWIKLFGVLFGREQQAKEFFDAQVAHIEPILEKEKTGLSVAFFAVASDGTVTVRKPNDYVSSMIELAGGTYSLNGYVEEEENALSTLKMQMEDFYAAEKDADILIYNGTIEGELTSIAELVQKNSLFADFKAVKSGQVYTTGSNFYQQTSGTCDFIEDLNKVLTGDTDAEYRFLKKLD comes from the coding sequence ATGAAGAAAAGAAAAGTGACTGCAGTGCTTTTAGCTGCAATGATGTGCATGCAGATCATTGCAGGATGCGGAACAAAAAATGATGCTGCCCAGACAGAGAGTAGTGTGGCTGCAACGGAAGATGCACAGGGAGCAGCAGGGGAAAATACACAGACAGCAGGACAGAATGCTACAGAGGAAAATGCAGGCGGCATGGCAGAGCAGAATGGAGCAGAAGAAAGCATCGCAGGAAAAGATGCCACAGAGCAGGCAGACAGTACAGAAGTTTCCGTCCCTGAGGATGGCGAATATACAGTGGATGTCACATTAGAGGGCGGCAGTGGAAAAGCAACCGTGGATTCACAGGCGAAAGTTACTGTAACGGATGGAGTGGCATATGCGACGATCACATGGAGCAGTACGCATTACGATTACATGATCGTGAACGGGGAGAAATATCTCAATGAAAATGAGGGTGGAAACTCTACATTCACATTTCCAATTGATGGAATCCCATGTGAGATGGATGTGATCGGTGATACGACGGCAATGAGTACACCGCATGAGATCGATTATACACTGACTTTCCGATTCCCGGAAACGGCTGATTTTACAGACTTAAACTGCAATGGGCGTATGGAGTTATCCTACGCCGATCAGTTTGAAGTAGAACAATATGGTGCTTATAAGCTGATTACGATCGTGGATAACGGTCGTTTTTTGCTTGTACCAAAAGGTGTGTCTGTACCAAAGAATGTGCCGGGGGATGTGACGGTTTTAGAGCAGCCGCTTGAAAATGTATATATGGTATCTAGTGCCGTGATGGACTTAGTCTGTCAGACGGGGGCGGTTTCCAATCTGAAATATACCGGAACCAAAGAAAAAGACTGGTATGTAAAGACAGCCGCAGATGCCATGGCAGAGGGAAAGCTGATCTATGCCGGAAAATACAGTGCACCGGATTACGAACTTTTACTTTCCGGGGGATGTACGTTTGCGATTGAAAATACGATGATCACACATAATCCGGAAGTGAAAGAGAAGTTAGAAGAACTTGGGATCAAGGTCATGATCGAGCGTTCCAGCTATGAAAAACATCCGCTGGGAAGACTCGAATGGATAAAACTTTTTGGCGTTTTGTTCGGAAGAGAACAGCAGGCCAAAGAGTTTTTTGATGCGCAGGTGGCGCATATAGAACCAATTTTAGAGAAAGAAAAAACAGGACTTTCCGTGGCATTTTTTGCAGTCGCATCCGATGGAACCGTCACCGTGCGCAAACCAAACGATTATGTGTCATCAATGATAGAACTTGCGGGCGGCACTTATTCCCTAAACGGCTATGTGGAGGAGGAAGAAAATGCGCTCTCCACATTGAAAATGCAGATGGAAGATTTTTATGCGGCCGAAAAAGATGCTGACATTCTTATTTATAATGGTACAATAGAAGGAGAATTGACATCGATTGCTGAACTGGTGCAGAAAAACAGCCTGTTTGCAGATTTTAAAGCCGTAAAATCAGGTCAGGTTTATACGACCGGCAGTAACTTTTATCAGCAGACGAGTGGAACCTGTGATTTTATCGAGGATCTGAATAAAGTTCTGACTGGAGATACCGATGCAGAGTATCGGTTTTTAAAGAAACTGGATTGA